The DNA window GCCCGCTTGTCGCGGAAGTGGTGGTGCAGTGCGCCCCGCGTCACGCCCGCGCGCTCGGCGATGTGCTCGAACGTTGCCCCCCTCCACCCCTTCTCCTCGAAGGACATCAGTGCCGCCTTCAGCAGCGCGACGCGGGTTCTCGCCGCATCCTCGGCCGTTCGTCTCATACATACATGTTAACACGTATCTAACTGTGCGTCCACTTCCCCCGATACGCCGCAGCGCGACGCGGACCGCGCAGATCGGCACGGCCCGCCGCCCGGGCGGCGATCCCGACGAGCTTCCCCGTGCGCTGTTCGCCAGCCCCTGCAATGCCCGCACGACCCACTACTCCGGTCCTCAACCTTCTACTGCGCACTTGCAAGGGTCGGAGTACGCGGGGCCAGGAAGGTTGCTCGGCGGACGACGTCGCGGGCCGATCTCGCGAACGCGTAGGTTTCCAGTCGAACGCGCAGATGGGAGGCGCGCGTTCGACTGGAAACCTACGCGTTCGTGCAAGCCGGGCGTCCAGAGGCGGCCGAGGAACCCGCTCACTCCATGCACAGAGCCGGATCGGCCCAGGTCGCCCCGACCCGATACATCGAATCGAATGTCGTTTCCGCCGGTCTCGCGTGCTTTTTCCGCCGGTCTTGTCATGTCTCATGACTTCTGGCAGTGCCAGATGTTGTGATACGTCTCGGGCGATCCTGGGGTATGGCGCGTGAGATCAGTCTTTCCAAGCGGTTGAAGATCGTGGAGTTCGTCCCCTCGGGCCCCGGGAGTACACGGGCGTTCTGCCGGCGCATGGGCGTCTCGCTGCGCAGTTTCTACCGCATCCGCTCCCGGTGGTCGGGATCGGGGACGTCCTGGCTCCACCCGGCCTCACGCGCGCCCCGGCGCCCCCGCCGCCGCTACGGGCCCGACGTGGAGGCGGCCGTGGCGGCCGGGCACGCCGAACTGACCGGCCGGGGCCTGGATGCGGGCGGCATCACCATCCGCTTCCACCTCCAGCAGCAGGGGATGGACCCCCTGCCCAGCGTCGCCACCATCAACCGGATCCTGGCCCGCAACGGCCCCTCCCGCGTCCAACGGGCCAAGCGTCCCCGCTCGTCCCACAACCCGCTTCGCCCGATCCCGGACCTGCGAACTGTGGCAGCCCGACGCCTTCGAAGTGGCCCTGACCGGCGGGGACAGGGCCACCGTCTACCAGATCATCGACGACGCCTCCCGGTTGTGCATCGCCCTGACCGCCCGGACGCGGGCGGCCAACCCCGCCGACGCCATTGACGTCCTGGCCCGGGCCATCGCCGCTCACGGGCGGCCCGTAGCGGTCTTGACCGACAACGGGGCGGCCCCCGACACCCACCGCCGGGGCCTGCCCTCCAGCACCGAGCTCTACCTGGCGTCTTTGGGAGTGGCGCCCATCTCCGGATCTCCCCGGACACCCCCAGACCCAGGGCAAGACCGAACGCTCCCACCACCCCGCCCGCAAATGGCTCGCGGCGCACCCCGCCACCACCCTCACCGACCTTCAGATCGTCCTGAACGAGCTTTCGCGACGTCTACAACAATCACCGCCCCCACCAGGCGTTCAGCCCCGTATGCACCCCGGCCGCGGCCTGGGCGAGGATGAGCCGGGCGCCCGAACCCACCGCCCCCATCGACCCCGACGATCTGCTCGCCGCCCCCGAGCACACCACTCGCACGGTCCGCTCGCGCGGCGTACTGTCCTACCAGGGTCACACCCTCTACCTCGGCATCCAGTGGGCCGGCGAACCCATCCGACTGACCCACGCCCCCGGCCGACTCACCCTGACCCACGCGACCACCAAACGCCACCTCACCACCATCACCTGGCCGCCCCCCACCCCCTACACCAACCTCACCGACCACTGCCAGAAGTCATGAGACAAACCTCTGCCAGAAGTCATGAGACAACACAATATCCGCCGGTTTCGCGTGTCGTTTCCGCCGGTCTCGCGTGTCGTTTCCGCCGGTTTCGGCGAAGGGGAGGGCGGGCGGTCAGTAGCGGGGAAGCCTGTCCAGGTCGCGCACGGCGCCCAGGTCGGCGCTGGTGGCGAGCATGGCGTAGGCGCGCAGCGCCGCGCTCACCTTGCGCGGGCGCTGAACGTGCGGGGACCAGGCGGCCTGCCCGCGCGCCTCCTCCTCGGCGCGGCGCCGGGCGATCTCGGCGTCGTCGACCATGAGCTCGATGCGCCGGGCGGGGATGTCGATCTCGATGCGGTCGCCGTCGCGCACCAGGCCGATGAGCCCGCCCGCCGCCGCCTCGGGCGAGACGTGCCCGATGCTCAGCCCCGAGGTGCCCCCCGAGAAGCGCCCGTCGGTCAGCAGCGCGCACTCCTTGCCCAGGTGCATGGACTTGATGTACGTGGTCGGGTAGAGCATCTCCTGCATGCCCGGACCCCCGCGCGGGCCCTCGTGATTGATGACGACGACGTCGCCGGATTTCACCCGCTCGCCCAGGATCCCGGCCACGGCGTCCTCCTGGGACTCGAAGACGACCGCCGGTCCGGCGAAGGTCAGGATGGAGGCGTCCACCCCGGCGGTCTTGACGATGCAGCCCTTCTCCGCGATGTTGCCGAACAGGACCGCCAGGCCGCCGTCGGCGGAGTAGGCGTGGGCGACGTCGCGGATGCAGCCAGCCTCGCGGTCGGTGTCCAGGCAGTCCCAGCGCGACGCCTGGGAGAACATCTTGGTGGTGCGCGCCCCGGCGGGCGCGGCGAGGTAGCGGGTGCGCACCGCCTCGCCGACCCCGGAGCCGGGCGCGCCGTCGGGACCGGGGCGGGCGATGTCGTGGGCGGCCAGGACCTCGCCCAGGGTGGAGCGCAGGACGTTGCCCACGGAGGCGTCGATGAGGCCGGCGCGGTCGAGCTCGCCGAGGATGCCCATGATCCCGCCGGCCCGGTGGACGTCCTCCACGTGGTACACGGCGGTCGACGGCGCCACCTTGCACAGGTGCGGGACCCGGCGCGAGAGGCGGTCGATGTCCGCCATGTGGAAGTCGACCCCGCCCTCCTGGGCGGCGGCCAGCAGGTGCAGGACCGTGTTGGTGGACCCGCCCATGGCGATGTCCAGGCTCATGGCGTTAGCGAAGGCCGCCTTGGTGGCGATGGAGCGCGGCAGGACGGAGGCGTCGCCGCCCTCGTAGTAGGCGCGCGTGATCTCCACGATCTGGCGGCCCGCCTCCTTGAACAGCTCCCCGCGGTCGGCGTGGGTGGCCAGCAGGGTGCCGTTCATGGGCAGCGCCAGCCCGAGCGCCTCGGTGAGACAGTTCATGGAGTTGGCGGTGAACATGCCCGAGCACGAGCCGCAGGTGGGGCAGGCCAGGCGCTCGATGGCACTAATGGTCTCGTCGGCCACCGTGGGGTCGGCGGCGTCCATCATGGCGTCGATGAGGTCGAGCTTGCGGGTGGCGCCGTCGGCCGTGATGAGCTTGCCCGACTCCATGGGCCCGCCGGAGATGAAGATCGTGGGGATGTTCAGGCGCAGGGAGGCCATGAGCATGCCCGGGGTGATCTTGTCACAATTGGAGATGCACACCAGGGCGTCGGCGCAGTGGGCGGAGACCATGTACTCCACGGAGTCGGCGATGAGGTCGCGGCTGGGCAGGGAGTAGAGCATGCCGTCGTGGCCCATGGCGATACCGTCGTCGACGGCGATGGTGTTGAACTCCTTGGCGATGCCCCCGGCGGCCTCGATCTGCCCGGCCACCAGGCGTCCGACGTCGCGCAGGCCCACGTGTCCGGGCACGAACTGGGTGAAGGAATTGGCGATGGCGATGATCGGCTTGCCGAAGTCGGAGTCCTTGACGCCCGTGGCGCGCCACAGGGCCCGGGCACCGGCCATATTGCGGCCGGAGGTGGACGTGGCGCTGCGGTAGACGGGCATGGGGGCTCCTCGGAGGCGGGCGGTGTGGCCGGACCAGATTAGCGGTCACGGCGTCATCTCAGCGGGTGCGACCGGCCACTGGACCGGCGCTTTATCCCGGGATGGCGCCGGTCCGACGGCCGGACCGTCAGAGGCCGCCCGCGCCCCGGGCCGCTCAGGCGTAGCTGGCGGTGATCCGGTGCGAGGCGCCGTCGACAGTCATGGTTCCGCCGTGCGGCACGATCCACTGGGGGCGGGTATGTCCGAAGGGGACCCCCACGCAGATGACCGCCTCGGGGTTGTAGCGCCCGACGGTCTCGACGACGGCGTCGCGCTGCTGTGCCCGGAAGCGGGCCCTGGCCGGGGCGTCCCGGCGGTCCTCCAACGAGGAGGCGGGTGGGCGGGCCACGAGGACCGCGTCGACGGCGGCCAGCAGTCCGCGCTCGCCCATGGCGCGCAGGATCCACCCCACCTCAGAGGCCGACGGGAGCATCTCGGAGGTCTCGATGAGCATGACGGCGCCGTCCAGGACGTGGGGGTCGGCCGGGAACCGGCCGGCGGTCAGCACCCACTGGAGCACCTCGAGGCAGCCGCCCCAGGTGGGACCGGTCACCGAGCGGGACGGCCCCGCCCAGGTCCAGGGCTCGGTGGCCTCGCGCTCGCCGAACTCGGTCAGGGCGCGCGGGTCGAGCCAGTCGTGACCCATGTCCTCGGACTCCCCCGGCTCGGTGATCTCCAGCTCGGCCCCGGTCAGCAGCGCCGCCCGCAGCGAGTCGAGGTGAATCGGGTCGACGTGCGGGCCCGGGCCGAGGTGGACCTGGGTGGAGCCGCCGTAGAAGCTGGCGATGCCCAGCGACCACAGCCACTGGTGGAGGTTCGTGTTGTCGCTGTAGCCGAGGAAGGGCTTGGGGTCGGACAGCGCCGCGGCGCCGTCGAGGTGCGGTATGACCGCGATCTGGTCATCGCCGCCCACGGTCGCCAGGATCGCGCGGATGCTCGGGTCGGCGAAGGCGGCGTTGAGGTCGCGGGCGCGCTCCTCGGGCGAGGCGCCGAGCCGCCTCGTGGTCGGGTACTCCACGGGGACCAGGCCGGTGAGAGCGGCGAGCCTGGCCATGGCCTGCTCATGCACCGCCGGGGCGAAGCCGGGGGCCGCCAGGGACGGGGACAGGATCGCGACGCGATCACCGACACGGGCCTTGGGCGGAAGCAGCTTCATTGCGCCATTGCAGCAGCCGCGTGAGGGCGCCGGCAAGCCTCCGGCGGTGAGAATGGCGGAATTCCCTGCGGCGAAGGGACAAGGTCCGAACCCTTGACGCCCGTGGCGCGCCACAGGGCCCGGGCGCCGGACCCGGCCCCCGCCGCCCGGGCGCCGGCCGGTAGACTCGCCGGCGGCGACTCCCGGCGCCCACGACCAAGGAGGTCCCCGTGAACCGCTCCGCCCCCAGCGCCGTCGAGATCTCCCGCGCGGTCCGGCGGGGCCGGATGAGCGCCCGACGGTCCGTGGAGGACGCGCTGGCGCGCATCGCCGCCATCGACCCGGACGTCAACGCATTCACCGTCGTGCGCCGGCGGGCCGCACTGCGCGAGGCCGAGCAGATCGACCGGGCGGGAGCGGCCCACGCCGGGCCACTGGCCGGCGTGCCCGTGGCCGTCAAGGAGGAGTACGACGTCGCCGGCGAGGTGACGACCCTGGGCGGCAGGGGCAACACCGCCCCGGCGGACGCCGACTGCGCCGTCGTGCAGCGGCTGCGCGCCGCCGGGGCCGTCATCGTCGGACGCACGAACATGTCCGAGTTCGGCCAGTTCCCCGCGACGCAGTCCGCCCTGCACGGCGCGTGCCTCAACCCCTGGGACCCCTCGCGCTCCCCGGGCGGCTCGTCCGGCGGCTCCGCCGTCGCCGTGGCCACGGGCATGGTCCCCGTCGCCATGGGGTCCGACGGCGGAGGATCCCTGCGCATCCCGGCCTCCGCCTGCGGCGTCGTCGGGCTCAAGCCCGCTCGCGGCCGGGTGAGCTCCGCACCGCTGGACGAGCACTGGCTGGGCCTGGCCGGATTCGGGGCGATCACCCGCGGCGCGCGGGATATGGCGCTGGTCATGGACGTCATCAGCGGGAACACGGCGGGCGACAGGTGGCGGACGGCCCCGCCGACGCGGCCCTTCGCCGAGTCGGCGGAGGGCGGGACGGGCGCCCTGCGCGTACTCGCGGCGAGCAATCCCGTCATGCCCGGCGCCGGGGTGGCCGCCCCGGTCGGCGCCGCGATGCGGGACTTCGCCCAGCGCCTGCGCGCCCTGGGCCACGACGTGCGCGGGGCGCGGGTCGCCTGGCCGACGCCCACCGCCGCCTTCCTCGCCCTGTACTTCGCGGGCGTCCGCCGAGAGGCCGCGCAGGTCGCCCACCCGGAGCGGCTCGAACCGCGCACGCGCGTGTCCGTGCGCATCGGCGCCGCCCTGCCCACACCCGTCGTGCGCGCCGCCCGGCGGCGCGCGCAGCGGATCCGCGCAGGCGTCGAGGCGGCCTTCCGGAGCGCGGATCTGCTCCTGCTGCCGACCATGATCGGCGTGCCCGGCGGGGCCCATGACCTGCGCGGGAAGGGGTGGGCGGCGGCGATGCTCGCCTCGACGCCGGTCGTGTCCAACACGGCGATCTTCAACGTCTCCGGGCACCCGGCCATGTCCGTCCACGCCGGCTTCTCACCCGAGGGGCTGCCGATCGGCGCCCAGCTGGTGGCGCGCACGGGCCGCGAGGACCTGCTCCTGGCCGTGGCCGGCCAGCTCGAGGACGACGGCGGGCTGTGCCCGCCCTGGCCGGGGTGCTGAGCGTGGGCGCCCTCGCGCTCGCGCGCATGCCGCGCCCGGCCCCGCCGACCCATCACCGCCCGCCGGCCGCCGTCGGCACCGCCCGCCAGCCGCCGCCACCCGCCGTCGGCACCGGCGCCGCACCGCCCGGTGACGTGAGTCATGCCATT is part of the Actinomyces sp. oral taxon 414 genome and encodes:
- a CDS encoding DDE-type integrase/transposase/recombinase, which produces MRAASPSASTSSSRGWTPCPASPPSTGSWPATAPPASNGPSVPARPTTRFARSRTCELWQPDAFEVALTGGDRATVYQIIDDASRLCIALTARTRAANPADAIDVLARAIAAHGRPVAVLTDNGAAPDTHRRGLPSSTELYLASLGVAPISGSPRTPPDPGQDRTLPPPRPQMARGAPRHHPHRPSDRPERAFATSTTITAPTRRSAPYAPRPRPGRG
- the ilvD gene encoding dihydroxy-acid dehydratase translates to MPVYRSATSTSGRNMAGARALWRATGVKDSDFGKPIIAIANSFTQFVPGHVGLRDVGRLVAGQIEAAGGIAKEFNTIAVDDGIAMGHDGMLYSLPSRDLIADSVEYMVSAHCADALVCISNCDKITPGMLMASLRLNIPTIFISGGPMESGKLITADGATRKLDLIDAMMDAADPTVADETISAIERLACPTCGSCSGMFTANSMNCLTEALGLALPMNGTLLATHADRGELFKEAGRQIVEITRAYYEGGDASVLPRSIATKAAFANAMSLDIAMGGSTNTVLHLLAAAQEGGVDFHMADIDRLSRRVPHLCKVAPSTAVYHVEDVHRAGGIMGILGELDRAGLIDASVGNVLRSTLGEVLAAHDIARPGPDGAPGSGVGEAVRTRYLAAPAGARTTKMFSQASRWDCLDTDREAGCIRDVAHAYSADGGLAVLFGNIAEKGCIVKTAGVDASILTFAGPAVVFESQEDAVAGILGERVKSGDVVVINHEGPRGGPGMQEMLYPTTYIKSMHLGKECALLTDGRFSGGTSGLSIGHVSPEAAAGGLIGLVRDGDRIEIDIPARRIELMVDDAEIARRRAEEEARGQAAWSPHVQRPRKVSAALRAYAMLATSADLGAVRDLDRLPRY
- a CDS encoding S66 family peptidase; its protein translation is MKLLPPKARVGDRVAILSPSLAAPGFAPAVHEQAMARLAALTGLVPVEYPTTRRLGASPEERARDLNAAFADPSIRAILATVGGDDQIAVIPHLDGAAALSDPKPFLGYSDNTNLHQWLWSLGIASFYGGSTQVHLGPGPHVDPIHLDSLRAALLTGAELEITEPGESEDMGHDWLDPRALTEFGEREATEPWTWAGPSRSVTGPTWGGCLEVLQWVLTAGRFPADPHVLDGAVMLIETSEMLPSASEVGWILRAMGERGLLAAVDAVLVARPPASSLEDRRDAPARARFRAQQRDAVVETVGRYNPEAVICVGVPFGHTRPQWIVPHGGTMTVDGASHRITASYA
- a CDS encoding amidase, coding for MNRSAPSAVEISRAVRRGRMSARRSVEDALARIAAIDPDVNAFTVVRRRAALREAEQIDRAGAAHAGPLAGVPVAVKEEYDVAGEVTTLGGRGNTAPADADCAVVQRLRAAGAVIVGRTNMSEFGQFPATQSALHGACLNPWDPSRSPGGSSGGSAVAVATGMVPVAMGSDGGGSLRIPASACGVVGLKPARGRVSSAPLDEHWLGLAGFGAITRGARDMALVMDVISGNTAGDRWRTAPPTRPFAESAEGGTGALRVLAASNPVMPGAGVAAPVGAAMRDFAQRLRALGHDVRGARVAWPTPTAAFLALYFAGVRREAAQVAHPERLEPRTRVSVRIGAALPTPVVRAARRRAQRIRAGVEAAFRSADLLLLPTMIGVPGGAHDLRGKGWAAAMLASTPVVSNTAIFNVSGHPAMSVHAGFSPEGLPIGAQLVARTGREDLLLAVAGQLEDDGGLCPPWPGC